In Primulina eburnea isolate SZY01 chromosome 5, ASM2296580v1, whole genome shotgun sequence, a single window of DNA contains:
- the LOC140832549 gene encoding LOW QUALITY PROTEIN: G-type lectin S-receptor-like serine/threonine-protein kinase At1g34300 (The sequence of the model RefSeq protein was modified relative to this genomic sequence to represent the inferred CDS: deleted 2 bases in 1 codon), with protein MPIMIFILVLLAGPATAADIPLGSTLYASDPNSKWVSPDSTFTFSFVNVPASTTTVAAIAYGSIAIWTGGGPSVSLNSSAILRLLPSGNLQLLPSSTSSTPVWSSDTADLGVVSAALEDSGNFVLKNSAEAVVWSTFEHPVDTIVPTQELNANQTLLSGMYSFKLLENGNLTLSWNNSIEYYNSGLNTTLNSNITKPVLSIQPIGIVTLSDPSLSTPLDLAYASDYAEEGDILWFLKLDNDGNLRLYSSARGSGTSTMRWAAVSDQCQVFGFCGDMGICSYNDSSPVCGCPSQNFYLIDQMDSRKGCERKVGLKDCQGNETMLELDHSKFLTFPPELSSQVFYLGLDPCRLNCLVGPCTVSTSLSDGSGICLLKSSDFVSGYQSPAIPSTSFVKVCGPVIPNPSMASASGGKCTWKLTAWIVVLVVAVTILGLIIVEGGLWWLFFRYCPKFRELSSQYALLEYASGAPVQFSYKELNTATKGFKEKLGAGGFGAVYRGVLVNRTVVAVKQLEGIEQGEKQFRMEVATISSTHHLNLMRLIGFCSEGRHRLLVYEFMRNSSLDNFLFTSEEQSGKHLNWEYRYNIALGTAKGITYLHEECRDCIVHCDIKPENILLDENYNAKVSDFGLAKLINAKDHRYRTLTSVRGTRGYLAPEWLANLSMTSKSDVYSYGLVLLEIVSGRRNFDVSEETHHKKFSLWAYEAYEKGNFTEIVDDRLFGHEMNMEQVLRAIEVSFWCIQEQPCQRPMMSKVVQMLEGIVEFDRPPAPKAIKEGSSIAGNGVTGSCSISGTLTFAASMPVPSSSSSHKTARISSPVSGNHGNLASSSL; from the exons ATGCCGATCATGATATTCATCCTCGTCTTGCTCGCGGGCCCCGCCACCGCCGCAGACATTCCTTTGGGCTCCACTCTCTACGCTTCCGACCCCAACTCCAAATGGGTATCTCCGGACAGCACCTTCACCTTCAGCTTCGTTAACGTTCCCGCCTCCACCACCACCGTCGCTGCCATTGCATACGGGAGTATAGCCATCTGGACAGGGGGTGGTCCCTCCGTTTCCCTAAATTCCTCCGCCATCCTCCGGCTCTTGCCCTCGGGAAACCTCCAGCTCCTACCATCCTCGACGTCCAGCACTCCCGTCTGGTCATCCGACACCGCTGACCTCGGCGTCGTCTCCGCGGCCCTGGAAGATTCGGGGAACTTTGTGCTTAAGAATTCCGCTGAAGCAGTTGTGTGGTCAACCTTTGAACACCCGGTTGACACCATTGTTCCCACTCAAGAGTTGAATGCTAATCAGACTCTTTTATCTGGGATGTATTCTTTTAAGTTGCTGGAAAATGGGAACTTGACGCTTTCTTGGAATAATAGTATTGAGTACTATAACTCGGGATTGAATACTACTCTGAATTCAAATATAACAAAACCTGTTCTTAGTATTCAGCCCATTGGAATTGTCACACTTTCAGATCCCTCGCTTTCTACTCCACTGGACCTGGCTTACGCCAGTGATTATGCCGAGGAAGGTGATATTTTGTGGTTTCTTAAATTGGATAACGATGGAAATTTGAGGCTTTATAGTTCTGCCCGAGGTAGTGGAACTTCAACTATGAGGTGGGCTGCGGTGAGTGATCAGTGTCAAGTTTTTGGATTCTGTGGAGATATGGGGATATGCAGCTACAATGATTCATCCCCTGTATGTGGTTGCCCTTCACAGAATTTTTACTTAATTGATCAAATGGATAGCAGGAAAGGGTGCGAGAGAAAGGTGGGGCTCAAAGATTGCCAAGGGAACGAAACTATGTTAGAGTTGgatcattccaagttcttgacATTCCCTCCTGAACTGTCATCTCAGGTGTTCTATTTGGGGCTTGATCCTTGTAGGCTGAATTGTCTCGTTGGACCTTGCACAGTTTCCACATCCTTATCCGATGGATCAGGTATTTGTCTCTTGAAGTCAAGTGATTTTGTTAGCGGCTACCAATCTCCTGCAATTCCAAGTACCTCATTTGTGAAGGTTTGTGGACCGGTGATACCTAATCCCTCCATGGCTTCTGCTAGTGGTGGGAAATGTACATGGAAGTTAACCGCTTGGATTGTGGTGCTGGTGGTGGCGGTGACTATTCTTGGTTTGATAATTGTGGAGGGTGGTTTATGGTGGTTGTTCTTTAGATATTGTCCCAAGTTCAGGGAATTGTCCTCGCAATACGCTCTTCTTGAATACGCATCTGGTGCACCAGTGCAATTCTCATACAAAGAACTTAATACGGCGACCAAGGGCTTTAAAGAGAAGCTTGGAGCTGGTGGATTTGGAGCTGTGTATAGAGGGGTTCTTGTTAATAGAACTGTTGTGGCAGTCAAGCAGTTGGAGGGGATCGAGCAAGGTGAGAAACAGTTTAGAATGGAGGTGGCGACGATCAGTAGCACCCACCATTTGaatctgatgagattgatagGATTCTGCTCAGAAGGGCGGCACAGGCTATTAGTATATGAGTTTATGAGAAACAGTTCTTTAGACAACTTCCTTTTTACCTCTGAGGAACAATCTGGGAAGCATTTGAACTGGGAATATCGGTATAATATTGCACTAGGAACCGCTAAGGGAATCACATATCTTCATGAAGAATGCAGAGACTGCATTGTTCATTGTGATATAAAACCAGAGAATATTCTACTCGATGAGAACTACAATGCCAAAGTCTCGGACTTTGGTCTTGCAAAACTCATCAATGCAAAGGATCACCGGTATAGGACCTTGACAAGCGTGAGGGGAACTAGAGGTTACTTGGCTCCCGAATGGCTTGCAAATCTTTCCATGACTTCAAAATCCGACGTTTATAGCTATGGACTGGTGTTGTTAGAAATCGTGAGTGGGAGAAGAAACTTTGACGTCTCTGAAGAGACCCACCACAAGAAGTTTTCATTGTGGGCTTACGAGGCATATGAGAAAGGAAATTTCACCGAAATCGTTGATGATAGGCTGTTCGGCCATGAGATGAACATGGAGCAGGTTCTGAGGGCAATTGAGGTTAGCTTTTGGTGTATCCAAGAGCAACCATGTCAAAGGCCTATGATGAGTAAAGTGGTTCAAATGTTGGAGGGAATCGTCGAATTTGATCGGCCACCGGCTCCTAAGGCCATAAAGGAAGGGTCC TCCATTGCTGGTAATGGTGTAACTGGTAGCTGTAGCATCAGTGGTACATTAACTTTTGCAGCTTCGATGCCAGTTCCATCTTCATCGTCATCTCATAAAACAGCTCGAATTTCTTCGCCTGTCTCCGGAAACCATGGGAATCTTGCATCATCTTCATTGTAA
- the LOC140831645 gene encoding GDSL esterase/lipase At1g29670-like codes for MSQTSPRNFTLFCFFLFSLISLCTATQQNDNTKIEGMFVFGSSLVDNGNNNFLPNSIAKVNYFPYGIDFPLGPSGRFTNGKNVIDLLGQKLNLSDYIPPFSDPSTDGSKIVNGVNFASGGSGILDDTGAVAGNVVSLNQQIRNFEEYTLPELEMQWGNKSKEILPQFLFLIGSGGNDYSLNYFMGLSNTTNTSIEAFTANLITTLAHHLMRLYNLGASKFVLMAINPNGCSPMAKARVPTREGCIQTLNRAVHMFNAKLRNLVDTIRTQMPGSNLVFVNSYKVIMDIIRHPISKGFVDANNSCCEISKISEGGNGVLCKRGGSICENREEYVFFDGLHPTEAVNAVIANKAFASKFKLEVYPFNIYDLSQM; via the exons ATGTCCCAAACAAGTCCTCGAAATTTCACTCTCTTCTGTTTCTTTCTCTTCTCTTTGATCTCTTTATGCACAGCCACACAACAGAATGATAACACCAAGATCGAAGGCATGTTTGTGTTTGGAAGCTCTCTTGTTGATAATGGGAACAACAATTTCCTTCCAAATTCCATAGCCAAAGTCAACTATTTTCCGTATGGAATAGACTTCCCTCTTGGCCCTTCTGGTAGATTTACCAATGGCAAAAATGTGATTGACTTGCTAGGCCAAAAACTCAACCTTTCAGATTACATTCCACCATTCTCTGATCCTTCAACTGATGGGAGTAAGATTGTAAATGGGGTCAACTTTGCTTCTGGTGGTTCTGGTATATTGGATGACACTGGTGCAGTTGCT GGAAATGTGGTCAGTTTGAATCAACAAATAAGAAACTTTGAGGAGTACACGCTCCCAGAATTGGAGATGCAATGGGGGAACAAGAGCAAAGAAATCCTTCCTCAGTTCTTATTTTTGATTGGAAGTGGTGGAAATGACTACTCACTCAACTACTTCATGGGCTTATCCAACACTACTAACACCAGCATCGAAGCTTTCACTGCCAATTTGATCACAACCCTCGCTCACCATCTTATG AGGTTGTACAATTTGGGTGCTAGCAAATTCGTGTTGATGGCAATAAATCCTAATGGTTGTAGTCCAATGGCTAAAGCGAGGGTCCCGACACGAGAGGGCTGCATACAGACGTTGAATCGAGCAGTTCACATGTTCAATGCCAAGTTGAGAAACTTGGTAGATACCATAAGGACACAAATGCCTGGTTCTAACCTTGTTTTTGTCAATTCATACAAAGTTATTATGGATATCATAAGACATCCTATTTCAAAAG GTTTTGTGGATGCAAATAATTCTTGCTGTGAAATAAGCAAGATAAGTGAAGGTGGGAATGGGGTTTTGTGCAAGAGAGGAGGATCCATCTGTGAAAATAGGGAAGAATATGTGTTTTTTGATGGATTGCATCCAACAGAAGCTGTAAATGCTGTGATTGCAAATAAAGCTTTTGCATCCAAATTTAAACTTGAGGTTTACCCTTTCAACATCTACGATCTCTCACAAATGTAA
- the LOC140832544 gene encoding uncharacterized protein: MSLACLVCHGVESPSHSLRSYSVSSADNEGRCYVIANCLARRSSLPHPRANPSITSSKVMPQPSIPSSTEVAGAPRLVRSRAVRRDLVRDWNFDAEVLEC, translated from the coding sequence ATGAGTCTTGCATGTCTTGTATGCCACGGCGTAGAAAGCCCATCCCATTCGCTCAGAAGCTACTCCGTTTCCAGTGCTGACAACGAAGGAAGATGTTATGTGATTGCCAATTGCTTGGCCAGGAGATCATCACTTCCACATCCTAGAGCTAATCCGAGCATCACATCATCTAAGGTGATGCCCCAACCTTCCATTCCGAGTAGTACTGAGGTTGCTGGTGCTCCAAGACTTGTCAGAAGCCGTGCCGTAAGAAGGGACCTTGTTAGGGACTGGAATTTTGATGCAGAGGTTCTGGAGTGTTAG
- the LOC140832543 gene encoding probable arabinosyltransferase ARAD1, which translates to MALKTPPLFFTLTLLSVLSLAFFYWNSSTNSAPLPNHQITLSAKQESINVYISPLPRSLNYGLLEKYWVLNSDSRVGSEVDEEIRKTLLPKDFEKHLPYPENPIIKQYSAEYWILGDLLAPEEVKRESFARRVFDYREADVIFVPFFATLSAELQLVINKGVFRKRAEENEDYKRQRMVIDTVRKSEAWQNSGGRDHVFVLTDPVSMWHVKDEIAPAVLLVVDFGGWFRLDSRSSNENSSNLMIHHTQVSLLKDVIVPYSYLLPRLHISENRKRHTLLYFKGAKHRHRGGLVREKLWDLLINEPGVIIEEGFPNATGKEQSIKGMRTSEFCLHPAGDTPTSCRLFDAIQSLCIPVIVSDNIELPFEGMVDYSEFSVFVAVSDALRPNWLVGHLRNYSDKQKDGYRKNMAKIQQIFEYENGFPGGVGPTPLDGAVNHIWKKVREKLPMIKEAIVRERRKPPGVSVPLRCHCI; encoded by the exons ATGGCCTTAAAAACTCCACCCCTCTTCTTCACTCTCACTCTCCTCTCCGTTCTCTCACTCGCCTTCTTCTACTGGAATTCCAGCACTAATTCAGCACCTCTACCGAATCACCAAATTACCCTGTCTGCCAAACAAGAATCCATCAATGTCTACATTTCACCGCTCCCCAGATCTCTCAACTATGGTCTCTTAGAAAAATACTGGGTTTTGAACTCCGATTCAAGGGTTGGAAGCGAAGTAGATGAAGAAATAAGAAAGACCCTTTTGCctaaagattttgaaaaacatcTTCCTTATCCAGAAAACCCAATAATCAAACAGTACAGCGCGGAGTACTGGATCTTGGGGGATTTGTTGGCACCCGAAGAGGTGAAAAGAGAGTCTTTCGCGAGAAGGGTTTTCGATTACAGGGAAGCTGATGTGATCTTCGTTCCATTTTTCGCAACTTTAAGTGCTGAATTGCAGCTGGTGATTAATAAAGGTGTGTTTAGAAAGAGGGCTGAGGAGAATGAGGATTATAAGAGGCAAAGAATGGTGATTGATACGGTTAGAAAGTCAGAGGCTTGGCAGAATTCTGGTGGCAGAGATCATGTCTTTGTTCTCACCG ACCCTGTTTCTATGTGGCATGTCAAGGATGAAATTGCACCAGCAGTGCTCCTTGTGGTGGATTTTGGCGGCTGGTTCAGGCTCGACTCCAGATCATCCAACGAGAACTCATCTAACTTGATGATACATCACACCCAAGTTTCACTGCTGAAAGATGTCATCGTGCCATACTCCTATTTACTTCCAAGGCTGCACATATCGGAAAACCGGAAAAGGCACACTCTTCTTTACTTCAAAGGAGCCAAGCATAGGCATCGG GGTGGACTTGTTCGAGAAAAATTATGGGATTTACTGATCAATGAACCTGGAGTCATTATAGAAGAAGGCTTTCCCAATGCTACAGGGAAGGAGCAGTCGATAAAGGGAATGAGGACATCAGAATTCTGTTTGCACCCAGCAGGAGACACGCCTACATCATGTAGGCTTTTTGATGCCATCCAGAGTCTCTGTATACCAGTTATTGTTAGTGACAACATAGAGCTTCCCTTCGAAGGGATGGTGGATTATTCTGAATTTTCAGTTTTTGTAGCAGTTAGTGATGCTTTGAGGCCTAATTGGCTCGTGGGTCATCTAAGAAATTATTCTGATAAACAGAAGGATGGGTATCGAAAAAACATGGCTAAGATCCAACAAATCTTCGAGTATGAAAATGGCTTTCCAGGAGGCGTAGGTCCTACACCACTGGATGGTGCAGTCAATCACATTTGGAAAAAGGTACGTGAAAAACTGCCGATGATCAAAGAAGCTATTGTGCGGGAGAGGAGGAAACCTCCAGGTGTTTCAGTACCACTTCGCTGTCACTGCATTTGA
- the LOC140832545 gene encoding putative 1-phosphatidylinositol-3-phosphate 5-kinase FAB1D, giving the protein MPSISPSGALRSCESSISCCGDVSVDANFSDSRYIETSRSETVDVSSKRHEDNSNLPVNGKHDNGELSRNIETAESGEVGERSNYAVETASSLVDDGSGKSLSREVDTEFWLPPEPEDQVDDLVGSVANYEDDDDECGDGGEWAKTSSLSGFGEEGSGTQKFKEEKLKVMNDVRNGKFKALVSQLIKSVDVDSCGNYCENWVDIVTSLSWEAAAFVKPAAHKGTAMDPDGHVKIKCIATGSRNQSRVVKGLVFKKHAAHKHMQTRYKNPRLLLIYGSLDLSSGGLSSFDSMQQEKNNLKSIVEMIDIYHPNVILVEKSVSRDIQESILAKGITLVFDMKLHRLERVARCIGSPILSSEATIGQKLRQCDSFHIEKFVEELAVSTEAGKKPSKTLMFLDGSPSRAGCTILLMGANSDELKRIKCVVRCAVVMAYHLILETSFLIDQRAMFYTISPCEVVDLALTNNKMLSVGYDKTSISSQNESDAKVDTSSTLDIPISDGVQGTGSHNPIPLSKENSSSSFEPYSTTTYPGLTLSTSIKKVMDDSFPCFSDSSLSTPSSHNSNGRNEVGQSENDIQIAIDSGVADHSDTNLEARSDGDNLLNHEQPYMLESPDAQNLSDSAEEQMNNKDEISSVLDSESILVLMSSRNASRGTVCEQSHFSHIKFYRSFDVPLGKFLRDNLLRLTLQCKTCGEFPEAHFYYYAHHNKQLTIQVRHLPAEKNLPGETEGKLWMWSRCGQCKLHDGSSKSTKRVLISSDAQGLSFGKFLELSFSNQSSFSSLSSCGHSFDKDFIYFFGLGPMVAMFKYSPVATFSVSLPPQKLEFSCSVRGEFLNRDSEDVYLKGISMFRDIEESLKDIQTRYARVTLNIQGSGKEFSDIVEMLKRERSQFEVDIKESVKNGSEGDNVCKFLSLNRLRMELLLESYLWDQRLHALLSSDLKVEDNESSKLQSTKPLLQEDAIAGEEFGTTEIAVENSLSPLENTSGAENMFDICTDCSEFPIEYIPIHGPVEGPTEDNSCSIDELDGKGSAVPDILVKPTSEDYFDDVKRNSGEDNFDKTVSIATEVESSGSEANSSLKGNHNLYVSSNLENDRGWIWAPFSDIRREYMEDIQRGYFPRFEYLNSHATQSMAQKLIADEGSRLHIPLGKDYIVTEYEDELSSIIACALTFLKDRDTVSEDLTVDAQKERGMGAKLSGSSQSMTRTFSLGSPRWSSFGSSDSDNILSPLAISSEDSHSSSFDGLDLLDSLFSYGAGHPQVSLGSGKSHGKRKYSVISIYASQFRQLRDRCCPSEIGYIASLSRCRNWDAKGGKSKSFFAKTLDDRLIIKEIQRTEFDSFMKFAPNYFEYMNQCYELGNQTCLAKILGIYQVVIRAKNGKEARHDLLVMENLMFGRHIARQYDLKGALHARFTPTAKCSGDVLLDQNFVNDMNVSPLYVSSISKRNLQRAVYNDTHFLNSINVMDYSLLVGVDSQGRKLVCGIIDYVRQYTWDKQIENWVKSSLVVPKNHSPTVISPKEYKKRFRKFIDTHFRSVPDHWCSRRSKPCKLCGPVEENGLGLVKSQKKGTDNEFSLSTAQ; this is encoded by the exons ATGCCATCTATCAGTCCCTCTGGTGCATTAAGAAGCTGTGAAAGTTCTATATCATGCTGCG GTGATGTATCAGTTGATGCAAACTTTTCTGATAG CAGATATATTGAAACAAGCCGCTCCGAAACTGTTGATGTTTCTTCGAAAAGGCATGAGGACAACTCAAATTTACCAGTTAATGGCAAACATGATAATGGAGAACTTAGCAGAAATATAGAAACTGCTGAAAGTGGTGAGGTTGGGGAAAGATCAAATTACGCTGTAGAAACAGCCAGTTCTTTAGTTGATGATGGATCTGGGAAGTCACTTTCACGTGAAGTGGATACTGAATTTTGGCTTCCTCCAGAACCTGAAGACCAGGTGGACGATTTAGTAGGTAGTGTAGCAAATTATGAGGAcgatgatgatgagtgtggcGATGGTGGGGAATGGGCTAAAACTAGCTCTTTgagtggttttggagaagaAGGCAGTGGAACTCAAAAATTCAAAGAGGAAAAGCTCAAAGTTATGAATGATGTTAGGAATGGGAAGTTTAAGGCCCTTGTTAGTCAGCTAATCAAGTCAGTGGATGTTGATTCGTGTGGAAATTATTGTGAGAATTGGGTGGATATAGTGACTTCTTTATCATGGGAGGCTGCTGCTTTTGTGAAACCTGCTGCACACAAAGGCACAGCAATGGATCCGGATGGACATGTGAAGATTAAATGCATCGCAACTGGTTCTCGTAATCAAAG CCGAGTAGTTAAAGGGTTAGTGTTTAAAAAGCATGCCGCTCACAAACACATGCAAACGAGGTACAAGAACCCAAGACTGCTGTTGATTTACGGGTCACTTGATCTTTCTTCTGGTGGATTGTCATCATTTGATTCAATGCAGCAG GAAAAGAACAATTTGAAATCCATTGTTGAGATGATAGACATCTATCATCCAAATGTTATTTTGGTCGAAAAGTCAGTCTCTCGTGATATACAAGAGTCTATTCTTGCTAAAGGGATCACATTAGTCTTTGACATGAAGCTCCATCGGCTGGAGAGAGTTGCTCGTTGTATCGGTTCACCTATCTTGTCATCTGAGGCTACAATTGGCCAAAAACTGAGGCAGTGTGATTCCTTTCATATTGAGAAGTTTGTGGAAGAACTTGCTGTTTCCACAGAGGCTGGGAAAAAACCAAGTAAAACATTAATGTTCCTCGATGGCTCTCCTTCTCGTGCAGGATGTACC ATTCTGCTGATGGGAGCGAACAGTGATGAATTGAAAAGGATTAAATGTGTGGTTCGATGTGCAGTCGTCATGGCATATCATTTAATCCTTGAGACATCTTTCCTTATAGACCAGAGAGCAATGTTTTACACGATTTCACCCTGTGAAGTAGTGGACCTAGCACTCACTAATAATAAAATGTTATCTGTTGGCTATGACAAGACCAGCATTTCTTCCCAAAATGAATCTGATGCAAAAGTTGATACATCATCTACTCTTGATATACCTATTTCTGATGGGGTCCAGGGAACGGGGTCTCATAATCCAATCCCACTgtcaaaagaaaattcatcatcTTCGTTTGAGCCTTACAGCACGACAACATATCCGGGATTAACTCTTTCAACATCTATTAAAAAAGTCATGGATGACAGCTTTCCTTGTTTCTCTGACTCTTCTCTGAGTACACCCAGTTCACACAATTCCAATGGAAGAAATGAGGTTGGTCAATCTGAAAATGATATTCAGATTGCTATTGATTCAGGCGTGGCTGACCACAGTGATACTAATCTTGAGGCTAGATCTGATGGGGACAATTTACTTAATCATGAGCAGCCATATATGCTAGAATCTCCAGATGCTCAAAATCTAAGTGATAGTGCTGAAGAGCAAATGAATAACAAGGATGAGATAAGCTCAGTATTGGATTCTGAAAGTATTTTAGTCTTGATGTCCAGTCGCAATGCTTCAAGAGGGACTGTCTGTGAGCAGAGTCATTTTTCTCATATTAAGTTTTACAGAAGTTTTGATGTTCCTCTCGGAAAATTTTTGCGGGATAATTTACTCCGACTG ACACTCCAGTGTAAGACTTGTGGAGAATTCCCTGAGGCTCACTTTTACTACTATGCACACCATAACAAGCAACTTACGATCCAAGTTAGACATCTTCCTGCTGAAAAAAATCTTCCTGGGGAAACTGAAGGGAAGCTTTGGATGTGGAGTCGCTGTGGTCAGTGTAAACTGCATGATGGAAGCTCAAAATCTACAAAAAGGGTGTTGATATCCTCTGACGCACAAGGATTATCATTCGGAAAGTTTTTGGAGCTCAGTTTTTCGAACCAATCTTCATTCAGTAGTCTATCCAGCTGTGGTCATTCTTTTGATAAAGATTTCATATACTTCTTTGG ATTAGGCCCAATGGTTGCCATGTTCAAGTACTCTCCAGTTGCAACTTTTTCGGTTTCTCTGCCACCTCAAAAGCTGGAGTTCAGCTGTTCTGTCAGAGGAGAGTTTCTTAATAGAGATTCCGAGGAT GTGTATTTGAAAGGGATTTCAATGTTCCGTGATATTGAAGAGTCTTTGAAGGATATACAAACTCGATATGCTAGGGTAACTCTGAATATTCAAGGATCAGGCAAGGAATTTTCTGACATTGTGGAGATGTTGAAGCGGGAAAGATCTCAGTTTGAG GTTGACATTAAAGAGTCTGTAAAGAACGGAAGCGAAGGAGATAATGTTTGTAAATTTCTAAGTTTGAATAGACTACGAATGGAGCTTTTGCTTGAATCATACCTATGGGATCAAAGACTACATGCATTACTCTCATCCGATCTAAAGGTGGAAGATAATGAATCAAGTAAGTTACAATCAACCAAACCGTTACTACAAGAAGATGCAATCGCTGGGGAAGAGTTTGGTACAACTGAGATTGctgttgaaaattctctcagtcCTCTTGAAAATACTTCCGGAGCTGAAAATATGTTTGACATATGTACTGATTGCAGTGAGTTTCCAATTGAATACATTCCTATTCATGGGCCGGTTGAAGGACCTACCGAAGATAATTCATGCTCCATAGACGAATTGGATGGAAAAGGATCAGCGGTTCCTGATATCTTGGTGAAACCTACTTCCGAAGATTATTTTGATGATGTTAAGAGAAACTCTGGAGAGGATAATTTTGATAAGACAGTATCAATTGCTACTGAAGTTGAGTCCAGTGGTTCTGAGGCAAACAGTTCTCTCAAGGGTAACCACAATCTATATGTTTCATCTAACCTAGAAAACGATAGAGGTTGGATATGGGCTCCATTTTCAGACATTCGACGTGAATACATGGAGGATATCCAGAGAGGGTACTTTCCAAGATTTGAATATTTAAACAGCCATGCGACACAATCTATGGCTCAAAAATTGATTGCTGATGAAGGTTCTCGACTGCACATTCCTCTTGGTAAGGACTATATTGTGACTGAATATGAGGATGAATTGTCAAGCATCATAGCTTGTGCTCTGACATTTTTGAAGGATCGAGATACCGTGTCAGAGGATCTAACAGTGGATGCTCAGAAAGAGAGAGGAATGGGCGCCAAGTTAAGCGGGAGTTCCCAGAGCATGACTCGAACATTCTCTTTGGGTTCTCCTCGTTGGTCTTCATTTGGTTCCTCAGATTCCGACAACATTCTATCTCCACTCGCTATTTCCTCAGAAGATTCACATTCATCAAGTTTTGATGGTTTAGATTTGTTGGATTCGTTATTTTCTTATGGTGCTGGCCACCCACAAGTTTCTTTGGGTTCAGGGAAGAGTCATGGGAAGCGTAAATACTCTGTTATAAGTATATATGCAAGCCAGTTTCGTCAGTTACGAGATCGGTGTTGTCCTTCTGAAATCGGTTATATTGCTTCTCTAAGCCGTTGTAGGAACTGGGATGCCAAAGGTGGGAAGAGTAAATCTTTCTTTGCCAAGACATTAGACGACCGATTGATTATTAAGGAAATTCAGAGGACAGAATTCGATTCTTTCATGAAGTTTGCTCCAAATTACTTCGAGTACATGAACCAGTGCTATGAGCTGGGAAACCAGACCTGTCTTGCTAAAATTCTTGGTATCTATCAG GTCGTCATTCGAGCGAAGAATGGTAAGGAGGCCAGGCATGATCTCCTGGTGATGGAGAATCTTATGTTTGGTCGGCATATAGCTAGGCAGTATGACCTTAAAGGAGCTTTACATGCTCGATTTACCCCCACTGCCAAATGTTCAGGAGATGTTCTCTTGGATCAGAATTTTGTCAATGATATGAATGTTTCACCTCTCTATGTTAGCAGCATATCAAAGAGGAATCTGCAGCGGGCTGTGTATAATGACACACATTTTCTCAAT TCAATCAATGTGATGGACTATTCTCTTCTAGTGGGAGTGGATAGTCAAGGTCGTAAACTGGTCTGTGGGATCATTGACTATGTCAGGCAGTATACCTGGGACAAGCAAATTGAGAATTGGGTTAAATCTTCACTTGTTGTTCCTAAGAACCATTCGCCGACTGTAATCTCTCCCAAAGAATACAAAAAGAGATTTAGAAAGTTCATTGATACACACTTTCGGAGTGTACCAGATCACTGGTGTTCCCGAAGATCTAAACCTTGCAAACTGTGTGGTCCTGTCGAGGAAAATGGTCTGGGACTTGTGAAGTCCCAAAAGAAAGGTACGGACAATGAATTTTCTCTTTCAACGGCTCAATAG